The Desulfuromonas sp. DNA window ACTGCACTGCAAAAGAAATTTGATTAATACTTTACGGAGGGCTTTGATGATCACGCGTGAGATGAAAATAGAAGAAATCTGCCGCAATTACCCGGCAGCGATTGCCGTTCTCAAGGAGTTCGGGCTCGAATGTAATGAATGCCAGGTCGCCGCCTACGAGGACCTTGAACATGGTGCCAATGTACACAAAGTTGACCTT harbors:
- a CDS encoding disulfide oxidoreductase, which encodes MMITREMKIEEICRNYPAAIAVLKEFGLECNECQVAAYEDLEHGANVHKVDLEKLLSKLNQAIT